In Ruminiclostridium papyrosolvens DSM 2782, the following proteins share a genomic window:
- a CDS encoding glycosyltransferase family 39 protein, with product MSIQKDKIQISEIIPQKLDMLTKLVLMIFTAYIMFLTLLNIGYVFHLKGTFKYIIIVVPVFVACIFIANKLRISKKAFLICIFILAFCTKALIAITAGTRPVSDFKTFYDCAVALQSGNKSWSKWTYFSDWAYQTGPITYYAILIKIFGTGLLPLKLCNCAFMAGTNTLIYLIARKITNEYAARSVALLYVFYPAPYFLASVLTNQHFAAFMFYATIYVLMISKFNFWVRALLGGIIAALGNAVRPLGTVIIAAAIVWCIIELIRTKKVVTIGLVLIMMVTYSTALWGISSYLIHEDISPYGLSNNFPLWKFVVGLNEKTSGQYSLEDQSNIFYIDDKHMRDTIAKATIKERINIGPKRMLKFMVKKQEVMWGSMDTLRWGFYIYKNKQLVPPEDLKIIENRLLKTEKVYYLFALLVLALGTISLIRQKKNINSVALYVILLLMGYFFVHMLIEVQVRYRYFALISVFILLAYGVQYLVDKYAVLKNKKYTFKASKLLLVQLERIKNG from the coding sequence ATGAGTATACAAAAAGATAAAATACAGATTAGTGAAATAATACCTCAAAAACTTGATATGTTAACAAAATTGGTTCTTATGATTTTCACGGCGTACATTATGTTTTTAACATTATTAAATATTGGTTATGTATTTCATCTCAAGGGGACTTTTAAATACATAATTATAGTTGTACCTGTTTTTGTCGCTTGTATATTTATTGCAAATAAATTAAGGATATCAAAAAAGGCATTCTTAATATGCATTTTTATATTAGCATTTTGTACTAAAGCATTGATAGCTATAACTGCTGGTACGCGTCCAGTATCAGATTTCAAAACATTTTATGATTGTGCTGTAGCTTTACAAAGTGGGAATAAAAGTTGGAGTAAATGGACATATTTTAGTGATTGGGCTTACCAGACCGGTCCAATTACTTATTATGCAATATTAATAAAGATATTTGGAACTGGATTGCTTCCATTAAAGTTATGTAATTGTGCTTTTATGGCTGGAACGAATACATTAATTTATCTTATTGCAAGAAAAATAACAAATGAGTATGCTGCTCGTTCAGTAGCACTTCTTTATGTGTTTTATCCAGCTCCATATTTTCTTGCATCAGTTTTGACTAATCAACATTTTGCTGCATTTATGTTTTATGCTACTATTTATGTTTTAATGATAAGTAAATTCAATTTTTGGGTTAGAGCTTTATTGGGTGGAATAATCGCAGCATTAGGCAATGCAGTCAGACCACTCGGGACAGTTATTATCGCAGCGGCAATAGTTTGGTGTATTATTGAATTGATAAGGACTAAAAAAGTTGTAACAATAGGTTTAGTCTTAATAATGATGGTAACTTACTCCACAGCTTTATGGGGTATTTCATCGTACCTTATACATGAAGATATAAGTCCCTATGGCTTATCAAATAATTTTCCATTGTGGAAGTTTGTTGTTGGCCTAAACGAAAAAACTTCCGGTCAATACTCTTTAGAAGATCAAAGTAACATATTTTATATTGATGATAAGCATATGAGAGATACAATAGCGAAAGCTACAATAAAGGAACGAATAAATATTGGCCCTAAAAGAATGCTAAAATTCATGGTTAAAAAGCAGGAAGTGATGTGGGGAAGTATGGACACACTTAGATGGGGATTTTATATTTACAAGAATAAGCAATTAGTACCGCCAGAGGATTTGAAAATAATTGAAAATAGACTGTTGAAAACTGAGAAAGTATACTATTTATTTGCGTTATTAGTCTTGGCATTAGGTACGATAAGTTTGATACGACAAAAGAAAAATATTAATTCAGTCGCACTATACGTTATATTACTTTTGATGGGATACTTTTTTGTGCATATGTTAATTGAGGTTCAAGTCAGATACCGGTATTTTGCATTGATTTCCGTATTTATATTGTTAGCTTATGGGGTGCAATATCTTGTAGATAAATATGCAGTACTCAAAAACAAGAAGTACACTTTTAAGGCTTCTAAATTACTACTTGTACAATTAGAAAGGATAAAAAATGGTTAA
- a CDS encoding lipid II flippase Amj family protein, with product MTIQVIAVLALTLVIYVVGTLAYSVRIVGVKTGRIAIAFAIFNVFALLSRTANTFQAPLLAKTIEKSIEGGNTDGMLHIFRWILLSATFATIIGAMLLPTFIRVFTKAVESFSVYRSVPRLILHGFSKSGIEQFKRSITIPKKDNLSQLKSLRKIPKKIVLLNVITSSISTVGVLASLYAGCLYPEFRTTCSTLSSAINGVATILMFLFIDPYISMMTDDVIKGECTELDFSRCVIFIVCGLIVGTMLAQLLLVPAAMAIASIARVI from the coding sequence ATGACCATACAAGTTATAGCCGTTCTTGCCCTGACCCTTGTAATATATGTTGTAGGAACCTTAGCCTACAGTGTCAGAATAGTAGGTGTGAAGACGGGGAGAATAGCAATTGCTTTTGCCATATTTAACGTGTTTGCACTTTTATCAAGGACAGCCAACACCTTTCAGGCACCATTGCTGGCAAAAACCATTGAAAAGAGTATTGAGGGTGGAAATACCGACGGTATGCTGCATATTTTCAGGTGGATTTTACTTTCAGCTACTTTTGCTACAATTATCGGTGCAATGCTTCTGCCCACATTTATAAGAGTTTTTACAAAAGCAGTAGAATCTTTTAGTGTTTACAGGTCTGTTCCGAGACTAATTTTACACGGATTTTCAAAGTCCGGCATAGAGCAGTTCAAGAGGAGTATCACTATTCCAAAAAAGGACAACCTGTCTCAATTGAAAAGCTTGAGAAAGATACCAAAAAAAATAGTATTATTAAATGTAATCACATCTTCCATATCAACAGTGGGTGTACTTGCTTCATTGTATGCCGGATGCCTTTATCCTGAATTCAGAACAACCTGCAGTACCCTGTCCTCAGCAATAAATGGTGTTGCAACCATACTTATGTTTTTGTTTATTGACCCGTATATTTCTATGATGACAGATGATGTTATTAAAGGGGAGTGTACAGAGCTGGATTTCAGCCGATGTGTAATATTTATTGTGTGCGGGCTTATTGTGGGAACCATGCTGGCACAGCTTTTATTGGTTCCGGCAGCAATGGCTATTGCCAGTATTGCAAGGGTGATATGA
- a CDS encoding glycosyltransferase family 2 protein: MKTRKLLSVVVPVYNEQEVITETYRRLKASLSNLDMDIEYIFINDGSTDNTYLKLNELIVNTDVKLINFSRNFGHQIAISAGMDYAKGDAVVVIDADLQDPPEIISEMIEKWKEGYEVVYGKRLHREGETLFKKLTAKLFYRVIDNITDIKLPVDVGDFRLIDKKVCDSMKSLPERARYVRGLVSWVGFNQTSIEYKREKRFAGKTKYPLRKMIKLATDGIISFSYRPLKLATFLGMTVSALSFIYLIAILLQKIFTNSTVEGWASTMVVSLFFNGVMLVVIGIMGEYVGRIYEEVKSRPLYVIGELINFDEGNNTNEYTKR; the protein is encoded by the coding sequence ATGAAAACTAGAAAATTATTATCTGTAGTAGTTCCCGTTTATAATGAACAAGAAGTGATAACTGAAACCTATAGAAGACTAAAAGCATCATTAAGTAATTTGGATATGGATATTGAATACATATTTATTAATGATGGTAGCACAGATAATACATATTTAAAACTTAATGAACTAATAGTAAATACTGATGTAAAATTGATAAACTTTTCAAGAAATTTTGGACATCAGATAGCTATTTCAGCAGGAATGGATTACGCAAAAGGTGATGCAGTTGTGGTAATTGATGCTGATTTACAAGATCCGCCTGAAATTATATCAGAAATGATTGAAAAGTGGAAAGAAGGCTATGAAGTAGTGTATGGAAAAAGACTACATAGAGAAGGTGAAACTTTATTTAAGAAGCTTACAGCAAAACTTTTTTATAGGGTAATTGATAATATAACAGATATTAAGTTACCGGTGGATGTAGGTGATTTTAGATTAATCGATAAAAAAGTATGCGATTCTATGAAGAGTTTACCTGAGCGAGCCAGATATGTAAGAGGCTTAGTAAGCTGGGTAGGGTTTAATCAAACTAGCATTGAGTATAAGAGGGAAAAACGATTTGCTGGTAAAACCAAATACCCATTAAGGAAGATGATTAAGCTTGCGACTGATGGGATTATCTCTTTTTCTTATAGACCATTAAAATTAGCAACTTTTTTAGGAATGACTGTTTCTGCCTTAAGTTTTATATATTTGATTGCTATTTTACTTCAAAAAATTTTTACTAATTCAACTGTAGAAGGCTGGGCATCAACAATGGTGGTATCACTTTTTTTTAATGGTGTAATGCTAGTTGTAATTGGTATTATGGGTGAGTATGTTGGTAGAATTTATGAAGAAGTCAAGTCTAGACCATTATATGTTATAGGCGAGCTAATAAACTTCGATGAAGGAAATAATACTAATGAGTATACAAAAAGATAA